DNA sequence from the Cellulophaga sp. HaHaR_3_176 genome:
TCATAATCTTCCTGCATCCATTCTATTGTCGAAAACAAAAAACCTGTTATTTCGTCAATTTCTTCATTAGTAGCAGTACCATCTGGTACACTTCCTTTTTTAAATTTTTCAATAAATTCATCTGAAATACGCATTGGCAAGCCACTCAATCTATAAACCAAAAGTTGCTGTGTAACCACCACGTGTGCTATATTCCACCAGATATTATTTCTGAATCCCGCAGGGATATTTAGTAATTGCTCTCTGGGTGTTTTTGTCAAGAATTTGTATAAAATTTTCCTGTTTTTAAGGGTAATATCAAATAGTTTTTCCAAAATAATACGTTTTATTAAGCCATAAAAATAGAACAATTCCAAAGAAATAGGTTTCTTTGCATTCGGTTTAATTAAAATAATTCAATCTTTTTCAAAATTATTCACAATGAAGAAAATCTACTACCTTAGTACTTGTGATACCTGCAAAAAAATACTTAAAGAATTACAACCACTAGATGGTTTTGAATTACAAGACATTAAATCTGATGCTGTAAGTGCTGTTCAAATAGAAGAAATGTTTAAACTATCGGGTAGTTTTGAGGCTCTTTTTAGTAAACGAGCACGATTATTTAGAGAAAGAGGTTTACATGAAAAAACACTTTCTGAAAATGATTATATGAATCTAATATTAAACCATTACACTTTTTTAAAGCGCCCAGTAATTATTTTTGATGATAAAATTTTTATCGGAAATAGTAAAAAAGAAATTGCTGCAGCAATTGAATACATACATTCGTGAGTAAAAGAACGCTAGCATTATTGGCTGCCTTTGCAGCTACTGTTATATATGGCTTAAACCATACTATAGCTAAAGATGTAATGCCCGACTATGTAAAACCGTTTGGCTTTATATTCTTAAGGGTCGCTGGAGCTGCAATTTTATTCTGGTGTATAGCCCCTTTTGCCCCAAAACAAAAAATTG
Encoded proteins:
- a CDS encoding DinB family protein; the encoded protein is MEKLFDITLKNRKILYKFLTKTPREQLLNIPAGFRNNIWWNIAHVVVTQQLLVYRLSGLPMRISDEFIEKFKKGSVPDGTATNEEIDEITGFLFSTIEWMQEDYEKGEFKSFSTYDTSLDVTLSSVEDAIAFNSFHEGLHLGTILSLLKVQTK
- a CDS encoding arsenate reductase family protein, producing the protein MKKIYYLSTCDTCKKILKELQPLDGFELQDIKSDAVSAVQIEEMFKLSGSFEALFSKRARLFRERGLHEKTLSENDYMNLILNHYTFLKRPVIIFDDKIFIGNSKKEIAAAIEYIHS